A window from Pokkaliibacter sp. MBI-7 encodes these proteins:
- the hldE gene encoding bifunctional D-glycero-beta-D-manno-heptose-7-phosphate kinase/D-glycero-beta-D-manno-heptose 1-phosphate adenylyltransferase HldE codes for MKLSLPDFLQARVLVVGDVMLDRYWHGGASRISPEAPVPVVGVKHQEDRPGGAANVALNIAALGGKTVLMGLTGGDEAEQALRERLQAAGVDSHFHAVEGHPTITKLRVIAHQQQLIRLDFEQRFREQDSAALLEQTKSALAGAGVLLISDYDKGALQHVPELIAAARQLSLPIVADPKGKDFAKYRGATLITPNMSEFEGVVGVVQTEQELVDKGLALLEELDLQALLITRSEKGMTLLRRGCAELHFPAQAREVYDVTGAGDTVISVLATALAAGTDLPQAVALANTAAGIVVGKLGTASVSAPELRRAIQRQQGGGRGVVSAEQLLIALEDARAHGEKVVFTNGCFDILHAGHVTYLEDARALGDRLVVAINDDDSVRRLKGPGRPVNSVDRRMAVLAGLVAVDWVVSFSEDTPEALLEKVRPEILVKGGDYSEDQVVGGEFVKAYGGVVKVLSHVENCSTTAIVNKIKQDR; via the coding sequence ATGAAGTTATCACTGCCGGATTTCCTGCAGGCACGCGTGCTTGTTGTAGGTGATGTGATGCTTGACCGTTACTGGCACGGTGGCGCTTCACGTATTTCCCCTGAAGCACCCGTCCCTGTGGTGGGGGTGAAACATCAGGAAGACCGTCCTGGTGGGGCGGCGAACGTGGCACTGAATATTGCGGCACTGGGTGGTAAAACGGTACTGATGGGGCTGACAGGCGGTGATGAGGCCGAACAGGCGCTACGGGAACGGCTTCAGGCTGCCGGTGTAGACAGTCATTTCCATGCTGTTGAAGGGCATCCTACCATTACCAAGCTGCGGGTCATTGCTCACCAGCAGCAGTTGATTCGGCTGGACTTTGAGCAGCGCTTCCGTGAACAGGATTCGGCTGCTTTGCTGGAGCAGACTAAATCTGCCCTGGCAGGGGCGGGTGTGCTGTTGATTTCGGATTATGACAAAGGCGCATTACAGCATGTGCCCGAGTTGATTGCTGCCGCTCGGCAGCTGAGTCTGCCCATTGTTGCTGATCCCAAAGGGAAGGATTTTGCCAAGTATCGGGGCGCGACGCTGATCACTCCCAATATGAGTGAGTTTGAAGGGGTTGTAGGAGTAGTACAGACGGAGCAGGAGCTGGTCGACAAGGGACTGGCGCTGCTGGAAGAGCTGGATTTGCAGGCCCTGTTGATTACACGCAGTGAGAAAGGCATGACGCTGCTGCGTCGTGGCTGTGCTGAATTGCATTTCCCCGCTCAGGCCCGAGAAGTTTATGACGTCACCGGTGCCGGGGATACCGTCATTTCGGTACTGGCCACGGCTCTGGCAGCGGGAACTGATTTGCCACAAGCGGTGGCTCTGGCCAACACTGCTGCGGGTATTGTCGTCGGTAAGCTGGGTACCGCTTCCGTCAGCGCTCCCGAATTGCGGCGTGCCATTCAGCGTCAGCAGGGGGGCGGTCGCGGAGTGGTAAGCGCCGAACAGCTGTTGATTGCGCTGGAGGATGCCCGGGCTCATGGTGAGAAGGTGGTTTTTACCAACGGTTGCTTCGATATTCTCCATGCCGGCCATGTGACCTATCTGGAAGATGCCCGAGCCCTGGGTGACCGACTGGTCGTGGCGATCAATGACGATGATTCGGTGCGCCGCCTGAAAGGACCGGGTCGCCCGGTGAACAGTGTAGATCGGCGGATGGCAGTGCTTGCCGGGCTGGTGGCGGTGGACTGGGTGGTGAGTTTCAGTGAAGACACACCAGAGGCATTGCTGGAGAAGGTGCGCCCCGAGATTCTGGTGAAGGGGGGGGATTACAGCGAAGATCAGGTTGTCGGTGGAGAGTTTGTCAAAGCCTACGGCGGAGTGGTCAAGGTGTTATCTCATGTGGAGAACTGCTCCACCACCGCCATCGTCAATAAAATCAAACAGGATCGTTAG
- the serB gene encoding phosphoserine phosphatase SerB: protein MQPNQAHSSDNPVLASDCWMLTLMAPSLGAAAIEDAVELAKHFGLSLQSSVLPDSEQHAVLSLQGQLADREGFKSACLALSDALRVDIVLQDADTFSEEYGLACFDMDSTLIKAEVIDELAKEAGIGEQVAAITEEAMQGLIDFRESFTRRMALLNGLDESVLEIIAARLQLMDGAELLFAGLQQRGIRTAILSGGFTYFARMLQRRLGIDHICANELNVVDGKVTGKVLEPIVDAQVKADTLEQLAAELQLPLRRVIAVGDGANDLKMLAKAGLGVAFRAKPLVRSSANYAVSACGLDAILQLIGPR from the coding sequence ATGCAACCCAATCAAGCTCATTCGTCTGACAATCCTGTGCTGGCATCTGACTGCTGGATGTTGACGCTGATGGCGCCTTCTCTTGGTGCTGCGGCCATCGAAGATGCAGTCGAGCTGGCCAAACACTTTGGTCTGTCATTGCAAAGCAGCGTGTTACCTGACAGTGAGCAGCATGCCGTGCTGTCCTTGCAGGGACAGTTGGCTGACCGTGAGGGCTTCAAGTCCGCCTGTCTGGCATTGAGTGATGCCCTGCGCGTCGACATCGTGCTGCAGGATGCTGATACCTTCAGTGAGGAGTATGGCCTGGCGTGCTTCGACATGGATTCTACGCTGATCAAGGCGGAAGTGATTGATGAGCTGGCCAAGGAGGCGGGTATCGGTGAGCAGGTCGCGGCCATTACCGAAGAGGCCATGCAGGGTCTGATTGATTTTCGCGAGAGCTTTACCCGTCGCATGGCATTACTGAATGGTCTCGACGAGTCTGTGCTGGAGATCATTGCTGCCCGGTTGCAGCTGATGGATGGTGCTGAGTTGTTGTTTGCCGGTCTTCAGCAGCGGGGGATCAGGACGGCCATCCTCTCCGGTGGTTTTACCTATTTTGCCCGTATGTTACAGCGCCGCTTAGGCATTGATCATATCTGTGCCAATGAGCTGAATGTCGTGGACGGCAAGGTGACCGGCAAGGTCCTTGAGCCCATCGTGGATGCTCAGGTCAAGGCGGACACGCTGGAGCAACTGGCAGCCGAGCTGCAACTGCCGTTACGTCGGGTCATTGCGGTAGGTGATGGTGCCAATGATCTGAAAATGCTGGCCAAGGCAGGTTTGGGTGTGGCATTCCGTGCCAAGCCACTGGTACGCAGTAGTGCAAACTATGCCGTCAGTGCTTGCGGGTTGGATGCTATTCTGCAGTTGATCGGTCCGCGCTGA
- a CDS encoding HDOD domain-containing protein yields MSDSPYGAEQWVEFLADKPLPIMAHSRQFLLHQLRRPDVALMELAPALQADPVLSLHLLRHANQLNNNQETDIRTLDHALSSLGLQRIREVLDNAPVLQMNNQSVAHRQYLYAVANSLHAAFQARDWAKQLRPTQIAQLYAAGMLYGFIHWSLWRFAPDAISQVHGLIHEQQLDPILAESNVLGCPAQAIAHGLALRWQLPEVLVNALDMENASDKRLLSSLHRRARGDELNPDQERMLNHLVHAPWMLAKMANWVAHTAHFGWYGQGMDRLMPIIGDVLRLTREEASARCHRTAVIAAAAYATPGIIAPASRLIMAPDDQPIAYRMPHQQGNRTVTARPQAQQRMLPGKLFDERHYQDRLFQLNNADKQLSSLGAIMQGLLEGMHDGIGLQRCAILMTSQDSKEIAGRLAAGDSGVEAFKHFRQSLHTASIFQRLCSQPGSLWVNDKNRDKVQSLLPEAFQSLCHPQEFFMMSIFLGKRPIAVVYADAGLHGDVRPMHYNAFRQLVQAANRGVTLYYRARQQMRS; encoded by the coding sequence ATGAGTGACTCTCCCTATGGTGCAGAGCAATGGGTGGAATTTCTGGCCGACAAGCCACTACCCATCATGGCCCATAGCCGACAGTTTCTGTTACATCAGCTGCGCCGCCCTGACGTCGCATTGATGGAGCTGGCCCCCGCCCTGCAGGCAGACCCTGTGTTAAGCCTGCATCTGCTGCGACACGCCAATCAGCTCAACAACAATCAGGAAACGGACATCCGCACCCTTGACCACGCACTCAGCAGTCTTGGCCTGCAGCGTATCCGTGAAGTACTGGACAACGCCCCGGTACTGCAGATGAACAACCAGAGCGTGGCCCATCGCCAGTATCTGTATGCCGTTGCCAACTCACTGCATGCTGCCTTTCAGGCTCGCGACTGGGCCAAACAACTGCGCCCGACACAGATTGCCCAGCTTTACGCGGCAGGCATGTTATACGGCTTTATTCACTGGAGTCTGTGGCGCTTCGCACCTGATGCCATCAGCCAGGTCCACGGCCTGATTCATGAACAGCAACTGGATCCCATTCTGGCAGAAAGCAATGTACTGGGTTGCCCGGCGCAGGCAATCGCCCACGGACTGGCATTACGCTGGCAGTTACCGGAAGTGCTGGTCAATGCCCTCGATATGGAAAATGCATCGGACAAGCGCCTGCTCAGCAGCCTGCATCGTCGCGCAAGAGGCGATGAGCTGAACCCCGATCAGGAGCGTATGCTCAACCATCTGGTGCACGCCCCGTGGATGCTGGCCAAGATGGCCAACTGGGTTGCCCATACCGCCCATTTTGGCTGGTACGGTCAGGGTATGGACCGTTTGATGCCGATCATTGGTGATGTGCTGCGCCTGACCAGAGAAGAAGCCAGCGCCCGCTGCCACCGTACAGCCGTTATCGCAGCAGCAGCCTACGCCACGCCGGGCATCATTGCACCTGCCAGCCGTCTGATCATGGCACCGGATGACCAGCCTATTGCCTACCGTATGCCGCACCAGCAGGGCAACAGAACCGTGACGGCGCGCCCTCAGGCCCAGCAGCGCATGCTACCGGGCAAACTGTTTGACGAGCGCCACTATCAGGACAGGCTGTTCCAGCTCAACAATGCCGATAAGCAGCTCAGTTCGCTGGGGGCCATCATGCAGGGCCTGCTCGAAGGCATGCATGATGGTATCGGTTTGCAGCGTTGCGCCATCCTGATGACCAGTCAGGACAGCAAGGAGATTGCAGGTCGTCTTGCTGCCGGCGATAGCGGTGTTGAAGCCTTCAAGCACTTTCGCCAGTCCCTGCACACCGCCAGCATTTTCCAGCGTCTGTGCAGCCAGCCGGGCAGCCTGTGGGTGAATGACAAAAATCGCGACAAGGTACAGAGCCTGCTTCCTGAGGCTTTTCAGTCGCTATGTCATCCCCAAGAATTCTTTATGATGTCGATTTTTCTGGGCAAACGCCCGATTGCTGTTGTCTATGCCGATGCAGGTCTGCACGGTGACGTCAGACCCATGCATTACAACGCCTTTCGTCAACTGGTGCAGGCCGCCAATCGGGGGGTGACCCTCTATTATCGCGCCCGCCAACAGATGAGATCCTGA
- the msbA gene encoding lipid A export permease/ATP-binding protein MsbA, protein MSNSTNGATVTADSPKGWVTYRRLLAYVKPYWPAFLLSMLGFAVVAGSQAAFAKLMKHLVDELASPTPNAHWLFAGTIMGVFVVRGLGSFVGSYGIAYVSRSVVHSLRCDIFDTLMRLPSQYFHAHTTGHLLAKVTYNVDQVTGAATGALKTVVREGLTVVGLMGYLVFLNWRLALVFFTVSPLIAWGVRTASKRFRRLSRNIQNSMGDVTHTASEALQGYQVVRIFGGMEYERRRFEKASRRNQQQGMKLVATEAISTPVIQFFVALAMAMLVFMALNPAWNKSMTSGDFISFLTAAGLIVQPLRALAEINNTLQKGIAAAESIFSVVDEPIEIDKGSYQAERVRGHVQIRDLEFQYNTGGQVLKGISVDIKPGETVALVGRSGSGKSTLASLIPRFYDVAPGQILIDGVDINDYQLDNLRQHIALVNQQVVLFAGSLKENIAYAGLGERSDEQIQQAAEAAHVLEFAERMPEGMNTLIGEKGVLLSGGQRQRLAIARAVLKDAPILILDEATSALDTESERHIQAAMEAVMKGRTTLVIAHRLSTIEKADRILVMEQGQIVEQGSHAELLARNGAYAKLHQMQFNETHEQAADASADAVPKELS, encoded by the coding sequence ATGAGTAATTCAACCAATGGAGCGACGGTAACAGCAGACTCTCCCAAGGGCTGGGTTACCTATCGCCGCCTGTTAGCCTATGTCAAACCCTACTGGCCAGCGTTTTTACTGAGTATGCTGGGCTTTGCTGTGGTTGCTGGTTCCCAAGCAGCCTTTGCCAAGCTGATGAAGCATCTGGTAGATGAGCTGGCCTCACCGACTCCCAACGCTCACTGGCTGTTTGCTGGCACCATCATGGGTGTCTTCGTTGTACGTGGGCTGGGTAGTTTTGTCGGCAGTTATGGTATCGCCTATGTTTCGCGCTCAGTAGTGCACAGTTTGCGCTGCGATATCTTTGATACGTTGATGCGCCTGCCCAGCCAGTACTTTCATGCCCATACTACGGGTCATCTGCTGGCCAAGGTGACTTACAACGTTGATCAGGTGACCGGTGCAGCTACCGGTGCGCTGAAAACAGTGGTGCGGGAAGGGCTGACCGTCGTTGGCCTGATGGGCTATCTGGTGTTCCTGAACTGGCGTCTGGCGCTGGTATTTTTCACCGTGTCGCCGTTGATTGCATGGGGGGTGCGCACGGCATCCAAGCGTTTTCGCCGCCTCAGTCGCAACATTCAGAACTCTATGGGAGATGTCACACACACGGCTTCTGAAGCCCTGCAGGGCTATCAGGTGGTGCGTATTTTCGGCGGCATGGAATACGAGCGTCGTCGATTTGAGAAGGCCAGCCGTCGCAATCAGCAGCAGGGTATGAAGCTGGTCGCCACAGAAGCGATTTCCACCCCGGTGATCCAGTTCTTCGTGGCACTGGCAATGGCCATGCTGGTGTTCATGGCACTGAATCCTGCATGGAATAAATCCATGACCTCCGGTGACTTTATCTCTTTCCTTACCGCTGCCGGTCTGATCGTGCAGCCACTGCGGGCGTTGGCGGAGATCAACAATACTCTGCAGAAGGGGATTGCCGCAGCGGAAAGTATCTTCAGCGTGGTTGATGAACCCATCGAGATAGACAAGGGAAGCTATCAGGCAGAGCGGGTACGAGGACATGTACAGATTCGCGATCTGGAGTTTCAGTACAACACCGGTGGTCAGGTACTGAAGGGAATCAGTGTTGATATCAAACCGGGCGAGACGGTGGCGCTGGTGGGGCGCTCAGGGTCAGGTAAGAGTACGCTGGCCAGCCTGATTCCGCGTTTCTACGATGTGGCGCCGGGGCAGATTCTGATCGACGGTGTCGATATCAATGACTACCAGCTCGACAATCTGCGACAGCACATTGCACTGGTGAACCAGCAAGTGGTGCTGTTTGCTGGCAGCCTGAAGGAAAACATTGCCTACGCAGGTCTGGGCGAACGTTCTGACGAGCAAATTCAGCAGGCAGCTGAAGCCGCACATGTACTGGAGTTTGCTGAGCGTATGCCGGAGGGAATGAACACGCTGATTGGTGAGAAAGGCGTGCTGTTATCCGGTGGCCAGCGTCAGCGCCTGGCGATTGCCCGCGCCGTTCTCAAGGATGCGCCGATACTGATCCTCGACGAGGCCACCTCCGCCCTGGATACCGAGTCCGAACGTCATATTCAGGCTGCCATGGAAGCCGTGATGAAGGGGCGTACTACACTGGTGATCGCCCATCGCCTGTCTACCATAGAAAAGGCTGACCGAATCCTGGTGATGGAGCAGGGGCAGATTGTCGAACAGGGCAGTCACGCCGAGCTGCTGGCGCGTAACGGCGCTTATGCCAAGCTGCATCAGATGCAGTTCAATGAAACACATGAGCAGGCGGCGGATGCATCTGCCGATGCTGTTCCCAAGGAGTTGTCATGA
- a CDS encoding EAL domain-containing protein encodes MSLHRDCLHIVIRRPLDDAFMTVLANIRQRAEHMGLFIREEGFVLEPACGEFDIVLLVSEHIDEEASDWLRHQRRHLQDQPLVVLSTGRAPDVLADCCLRLEDCLPPRDEFCLALLDDLLHSWRQQMRLRRHLNSEVSQLHSLLDIQTDPVALVRYPHHTYANLAYRRLWQIQDELHLEDMDMAEVFSPIALTALHQRLPTWRPGETLNLQLSEEQQLGNLQFQLQCLAPSPENVFLVRMISGANDDNLDEQADDILNRASYDRRSLLDQIHYIQYRGEHQGNDVQWALMAIRLENWLLLDELGEPTAETEEQIHLLEREIPDASTLHFGCMDQHHLCVLAPFDKQSALLGSGQLLLEQIGSLLPLTGASMSNRFCAGLVQIHGTLPDAETLLHQATHACAQAQRQGQSLVVYTSQRSAPGGQRAASQVRQQLRKAMDHNHFTLFYQPILNLFSPGDASYEVLLRMSDDQGQWITPVDLLSQAEQTGQALLIDQWVTERLCLQLKKQQLPLRVFINISAQAIHDPAFFVWLEATMKEVPPQHELVMQISEVDVWAAGRQAALFCEQLHQLGLKLCLKHLGMTTHAEQLSEQFDCDYYKLHGPLIRTVNQPDTQARIARLIAPLVPHGKAIIGPMVENASCLSLLWQAGIKYIQGHYLQPPHQHMDYVFTSDD; translated from the coding sequence ATGAGTCTTCATCGTGACTGTTTACACATCGTGATCCGGCGTCCGCTGGATGATGCTTTCATGACCGTGTTGGCTAATATTCGTCAGCGGGCAGAGCACATGGGGCTGTTCATCCGGGAAGAAGGCTTTGTGCTGGAACCCGCCTGCGGCGAGTTCGACATCGTTCTGCTGGTCAGTGAACATATTGATGAAGAGGCTTCAGACTGGCTGCGCCATCAGCGCCGCCACCTACAGGACCAGCCTCTGGTCGTGCTCAGCACCGGCCGAGCGCCTGACGTACTGGCCGATTGCTGCCTGCGTCTGGAAGACTGCCTGCCACCACGGGATGAATTCTGCCTGGCCCTGCTGGATGATCTGCTGCACAGCTGGCGCCAGCAGATGCGCCTGCGCCGCCACCTCAACAGTGAAGTATCCCAACTGCATTCCCTGCTGGATATCCAGACAGACCCGGTCGCACTGGTGCGCTATCCGCACCATACCTATGCCAACCTGGCCTATCGCCGTCTGTGGCAGATTCAGGATGAACTGCATCTGGAAGACATGGACATGGCTGAGGTGTTCTCCCCTATCGCTCTGACTGCGCTGCACCAGCGGTTGCCTACCTGGCGCCCCGGCGAGACGTTAAACCTGCAATTGAGTGAAGAACAGCAGCTGGGCAATCTGCAGTTTCAGCTGCAATGCCTCGCTCCCTCACCAGAAAACGTCTTTCTGGTGCGCATGATCAGCGGCGCCAATGACGACAATCTGGATGAACAGGCCGATGACATTCTTAATCGCGCCTCCTACGATCGCCGCTCCCTGCTCGATCAGATCCACTACATTCAGTATCGCGGTGAACATCAGGGCAATGATGTGCAATGGGCCTTGATGGCCATCCGTCTGGAAAACTGGTTACTGCTGGATGAGCTGGGCGAGCCAACTGCCGAAACAGAAGAGCAGATACACCTGCTGGAACGGGAAATTCCTGATGCCAGTACCCTGCATTTTGGCTGTATGGACCAGCATCACCTTTGTGTCCTGGCGCCGTTTGACAAGCAGTCCGCGTTACTCGGTAGCGGTCAGCTATTACTGGAGCAGATCGGCAGCCTGTTACCCCTTACCGGCGCCTCCATGAGCAATCGTTTCTGCGCTGGCCTGGTACAGATTCATGGCACCCTGCCAGATGCTGAAACGCTGCTGCATCAGGCCACCCATGCTTGCGCTCAGGCCCAGCGTCAGGGTCAGTCATTAGTCGTATACACATCCCAGCGCAGCGCCCCCGGCGGGCAGCGAGCAGCCAGCCAGGTACGTCAGCAGCTGCGCAAGGCCATGGACCACAACCACTTCACCCTGTTCTATCAGCCGATCCTCAACCTGTTCAGCCCAGGTGATGCCAGTTATGAAGTGCTGCTGCGCATGAGCGATGATCAGGGCCAGTGGATCACCCCCGTCGACCTCCTGAGTCAGGCAGAGCAGACCGGACAGGCACTGCTGATCGACCAGTGGGTCACGGAACGTCTATGTCTGCAACTGAAGAAGCAGCAATTGCCGCTAAGGGTTTTTATCAATATCAGTGCGCAGGCTATTCACGACCCCGCCTTCTTCGTCTGGCTTGAGGCCACCATGAAGGAAGTCCCCCCACAGCACGAGCTGGTGATGCAAATCAGTGAAGTGGATGTATGGGCTGCAGGTCGTCAGGCCGCCCTGTTCTGCGAACAACTGCATCAGCTCGGCCTGAAGCTCTGTCTTAAACATCTGGGGATGACCACCCATGCAGAACAGCTGTCAGAACAATTTGACTGCGATTACTACAAGCTGCATGGTCCGTTGATTCGCACGGTCAACCAGCCTGACACCCAGGCCAGAATTGCCCGCCTGATCGCTCCCTTGGTCCCGCACGGCAAGGCCATCATCGGCCCGATGGTGGAAAATGCCTCCTGCCTGAGTCTGCTATGGCAGGCGGGTATCAAATACATTCAGGGGCATTACCTGCAACCCCCCCATCAACATATGGACTACGTCTTTACCTCGGACGACTGA
- the rsgA gene encoding small ribosomal subunit biogenesis GTPase RsgA: protein MSKRNLTRRQSWRIKKIQDERVQRAHQHEERFSAQLNAGELGPEIRGRVIAHYGRQVDVEAVDGELQGQQMRCYLRANLEPLVTGDDVIWRPGPDEGVVVANMPRSSVLKRPTPHGELKAVAANIDLIIITIAPEPTPYANLIDRYLVAAELSDIRPILLLNKTDLINDSNRDALESLLQRYEQIGYQVMRASTKADHGLDLLIDSLKGHISVFVGQSGVGKSSLINKLLPGVDLRVGALSEGTRKGTHTTTTARLFHFPSGGDLIDSPGIREFALWHLSPDELLEGFAEFRPFLGHCRFRDCRHDREPGCALRKALEEGAISPPRMLSYQQILNSLDEEAQLRLETE from the coding sequence ATGAGCAAACGGAACCTAACCAGACGCCAGTCTTGGCGCATCAAGAAAATCCAGGATGAGCGGGTACAGCGCGCTCATCAGCATGAGGAGCGTTTCAGCGCTCAGCTCAATGCCGGAGAACTAGGCCCGGAAATCCGAGGTCGGGTGATTGCTCATTATGGTCGCCAGGTGGACGTGGAGGCGGTCGATGGGGAATTGCAGGGGCAACAGATGCGCTGCTACCTGCGCGCCAACCTTGAGCCACTGGTGACTGGTGACGATGTCATCTGGCGACCTGGCCCTGATGAGGGCGTGGTGGTGGCCAATATGCCACGCAGCAGCGTGCTAAAACGCCCCACCCCGCATGGTGAACTGAAGGCGGTGGCGGCCAATATCGATCTGATCATCATTACCATTGCCCCTGAGCCCACGCCCTACGCCAATCTGATCGACCGTTATCTGGTGGCGGCAGAACTCAGTGACATTCGCCCCATTCTGCTGCTCAACAAGACCGACCTGATCAACGATAGCAACCGCGACGCACTGGAGTCCCTGTTGCAACGCTATGAGCAAATCGGCTATCAGGTCATGCGTGCCAGCACCAAAGCGGACCATGGTCTGGACTTGCTGATTGACAGCCTCAAAGGTCATATCAGCGTCTTTGTTGGCCAGTCAGGCGTCGGCAAATCATCCCTGATCAACAAGTTGCTGCCTGGGGTGGATCTGCGCGTCGGTGCCCTTTCCGAAGGCACCCGCAAAGGTACTCACACCACCACCACAGCCCGCCTGTTCCACTTTCCCAGTGGTGGCGACCTGATCGACTCTCCGGGAATTCGCGAATTTGCTCTCTGGCACCTGAGTCCTGATGAGCTGCTGGAAGGCTTTGCAGAGTTTCGCCCCTTCCTCGGCCATTGTCGTTTCCGTGACTGCCGCCATGATCGTGAGCCAGGCTGTGCGCTGCGCAAAGCACTGGAAGAAGGGGCGATCAGCCCGCCGCGGATGCTGAGCTATCAACAAATTCTCAATTCATTGGATGAAGAGGCGCAACTGCGTCTGGAGACCGAGTAA
- the asd gene encoding archaetidylserine decarboxylase (Phosphatidylserine decarboxylase is synthesized as a single chain precursor. Generation of the pyruvoyl active site from a Ser is coupled to cleavage of a Gly-Ser bond between the larger (beta) and smaller (alpha chains). It is an integral membrane protein.): MKSALFICFQHLIPQHALSRLVGWLASNRTVWVKNALIRRFAQHYRVDMSEAADPVLSNYPHFNAFFTRALLDNARPLPEQQDLVVCPADGNISEMGKLEQGRILQAKGRSYSVTALLGGDAQRAAAFDNGHFATVYLSPRDYHRVHMPYGGTLREMIYVPGDLFSVNQTTAENVDNLFARNERLVCIFDTDIGPMAVVLVGAMIVAGIETVWSGQVAPQPKTPQLTRYQSLPEPVVLKRGDELGRFWLGSTAIVLFGADKVDWLQGWQAGRATRMGEAMGQLHTVQSAD, translated from the coding sequence GTGAAGTCTGCTTTGTTTATCTGCTTTCAACATCTGATTCCCCAGCACGCATTGAGCCGCCTCGTTGGCTGGCTGGCCAGCAACCGCACCGTCTGGGTAAAAAATGCCCTGATCCGCCGCTTTGCTCAGCACTACCGGGTGGATATGAGCGAAGCGGCCGACCCGGTGCTCAGCAACTACCCACACTTCAACGCCTTCTTCACCCGTGCACTGCTCGACAATGCCCGCCCCTTGCCGGAGCAGCAGGATCTGGTGGTTTGTCCCGCCGACGGCAACATCAGCGAGATGGGCAAACTTGAGCAGGGACGCATCCTGCAGGCCAAGGGCCGCTCTTACAGCGTCACAGCACTGCTGGGGGGTGATGCCCAGCGTGCGGCCGCGTTCGACAATGGCCATTTCGCCACGGTCTACCTCTCGCCTCGTGATTATCACCGGGTACACATGCCCTACGGTGGGACGCTGAGGGAAATGATCTATGTTCCTGGCGACCTTTTCTCTGTCAATCAGACGACCGCCGAGAACGTCGACAACCTGTTCGCCCGCAACGAGCGTCTGGTCTGCATTTTTGATACTGATATTGGCCCCATGGCTGTCGTTCTGGTTGGCGCCATGATCGTCGCCGGGATAGAGACAGTATGGTCAGGGCAAGTGGCTCCGCAGCCAAAGACACCGCAGCTGACCCGCTACCAAAGCCTGCCTGAGCCTGTCGTATTGAAGCGTGGCGATGAGCTGGGTCGTTTCTGGCTGGGCTCTACCGCCATCGTGCTGTTCGGTGCAGACAAGGTTGACTGGCTGCAGGGATGGCAGGCTGGACGCGCCACACGGATGGGCGAAGCCATGGGCCAGCTGCATACTGTTCAGTCTGCAGACTGA
- a CDS encoding sulfurtransferase — MSCPVLIEAEALHRQLHAPQLLILDLSSAENYQRGHIPGAIHFPATLLLRGEGPVPNYVASEAQLSERLSAVGMTPDTWVVAYDDQMGPWAGRLLWTLHLLGHRQVSVLNGQLPAWVTAGFDLEQDSHHREATLYTATYVEPVRTTLQDLLNHQHLTVWDARTHEEFTGEKVVNASKGGHIPGAIWLEWTDLLQDQQLPRLKPAEELHSLLADRGLTPDKTIVTHCQTHRRSGLTYLAAKALGYPHVHCYDGSWFEWGNHPDTPVINELSSSGE; from the coding sequence ATGTCCTGTCCTGTCCTGATTGAGGCGGAGGCACTGCATCGTCAGTTGCACGCTCCGCAATTACTGATCCTTGATCTTTCCAGTGCCGAAAACTACCAGCGCGGCCACATTCCTGGAGCGATTCACTTCCCTGCTACCTTGCTGCTGCGAGGAGAAGGCCCTGTACCGAACTACGTCGCCAGTGAAGCCCAGCTCAGCGAGCGGCTTTCTGCAGTAGGCATGACTCCCGATACCTGGGTGGTAGCTTATGACGATCAAATGGGCCCCTGGGCTGGCCGCCTGCTGTGGACCCTGCATCTGCTGGGTCATCGGCAGGTGTCCGTTCTCAACGGCCAGCTACCGGCCTGGGTGACTGCAGGTTTCGATCTGGAGCAGGACAGCCATCACCGCGAAGCAACGCTTTACACCGCCACCTATGTGGAGCCCGTGCGCACGACACTGCAAGACCTGCTGAATCACCAGCATCTGACGGTCTGGGATGCCCGCACCCACGAAGAGTTCACCGGTGAGAAAGTGGTCAACGCCAGCAAGGGCGGACATATCCCCGGCGCCATCTGGCTGGAATGGACCGACCTGCTGCAGGATCAGCAACTGCCACGGCTGAAACCTGCGGAAGAACTGCACAGTCTGTTAGCCGATCGCGGGCTGACGCCAGACAAGACCATTGTTACCCATTGCCAAACCCACCGCCGTTCCGGCCTCACTTATCTGGCCGCCAAGGCACTGGGCTACCCCCACGTGCACTGCTATGACGGCTCCTGGTTCGAGTGGGGCAACCATCCGGACACCCCGGTGATCAACGAACTATCCAGCAGCGGAGAATAG